From the Bermanella marisrubri genome, the window TAGGAACTTTTCTCTAGTCGGTATTGGTCTTTTTCTTATGGTTTTGCTTGGTCTTTACTACAGCGACAATCAAATTAAAAAGGATCGACAATCCTTATCTGCCGAGATTGAAGAGCAGCGTAAAAAAGATAATGAAATATTGAAGCGCTACAAATTCAACCCAAGCGAAGTTGTTAAGCCTGAAGAAAAATGGATGGCTAAATCCGAGACTGAATTTAAGGTTTTGAAAGAGGAGAATGATTCTCTTAAAGAGCGCTTGCAGCGACTAGAAGAAATGATGGAGAAGGGGCCTGATACTTCTAATAATACTGATGAAAGTGTCATTGCTAATACTCAGCAGTCTACGCCTGTTGAAAATGATCAACCGAAAGTAAAGCTTTCTAGTCCACTATCTGTAGAGTCTGTGAAGGCGAGTGTTGCGGATGGTGTTGCTGAGCCGAGTATTAAGAATAAAAAATCTACTGAGATTGGATACGTTGATCTTTCACCTATGGGCTCGTCAAACCAAAAAGATAAGGTAAAGAAAAACATTGAAACCTATATGCCAGCAGGCGCTTTTGCGAAAGTGTTGGTGCTATCAGGTGTTGATGCTCCAACTGGCGGTATGGCTGAAAGCAATCCATTACCAGTTATCTTAAAGGTATTGGACTCTGCCATTTTGCCCAACTTCTTTGATTCCGATATTCGAAACTGTCATGTAGTTGGTGCTGCTACCGGCGACTTGGCGGCTGAGCGTGTGATGATTCGTACAGAAGTTTTAAGTTGTGTTCTGGCGAATGGCGACATTATCGAAGTTCCAATTAAAGGGTATATCGCTGGTGAAGACGGTAAAAATGGTTTTCGAGGTAGGGTAGTCAGTAAGCAAGGTGCTGTCTTAGCGAAGTCTCTTTTTGCTGGCGTTGCTTCAGGTTTATCAAACAGTATCAATTCACAGTATCAGC encodes:
- a CDS encoding TraB/VirB10 family protein; its protein translation is MSEQEFNESNDSIDTNEDSRKKQIRNFSLVGIGLFLMVLLGLYYSDNQIKKDRQSLSAEIEEQRKKDNEILKRYKFNPSEVVKPEEKWMAKSETEFKVLKEENDSLKERLQRLEEMMEKGPDTSNNTDESVIANTQQSTPVENDQPKVKLSSPLSVESVKASVADGVAEPSIKNKKSTEIGYVDLSPMGSSNQKDKVKKNIETYMPAGAFAKVLVLSGVDAPTGGMAESNPLPVILKVLDSAILPNFFDSDIRNCHVVGAATGDLAAERVMIRTEVLSCVLANGDIIEVPIKGYIAGEDGKNGFRGRVVSKQGAVLAKSLFAGVASGLSNSINSQYQQIQTSALGTVTSIDPDKVAESGAAQGATTTLEKIADFYFKRANEIYPIIEMAPNRIGELVIIKGAKLENALVQDDGNE